Proteins from a single region of Sebastes umbrosus isolate fSebUmb1 chromosome 8, fSebUmb1.pri, whole genome shotgun sequence:
- the gak gene encoding cyclin-G-associated kinase isoform X2 has product MSLFQSALDFLAGPGSSGGAGRDQNDFVGQVVELGDMKLRIKRVIAEGGFAFVYEAQDMSSGKDYALKRLLSNEEEKNKEIIQEVCFMKKLSGHPNMVQFCSAASISKEESDTGQAEFLILTELCKGQLVDFIKRVEQRALLSCDTVLKIFYQSCRAVQHMHKQKPPITHRDLKIENLLISNQGTIKLCDFGSATTVSHYPDYSWSAQKRSMVEDEITRNTTPAYRTPEMIDLYSNFPINEKQDIWALGCILYLLCFKQHPFEEGAKLQIVNGKYSIPQNDVKYTVYHNLIRSMLKVNPEERLSITELVNQLQEIAAARNVNPKSPITELLEQNGGFGNNGAQPPMQIQNVQNNAGIYDPDQSGSGILDILRGGTERFLTNIKDTSSKVIQSVASYAKGDLDISYITSRIAVMSFPAEGVESAIKNNIEDVRLFLDSRHAGHYAVYNLSKRSYRPSRFHNRVSECNWQVRRAPNLRSLYSVCKNMHLWLKQDQRNICIVHCLDGRAASAVAVCSFLCFCRLFTTAEAAVYMFSMKRCPPGIAPSHKRYMEYMCDMMAEEPIVPHSKPIVIHSIIMTPVPLFNKQRNGCRPFCEVYVGDERVLTTSQEYDKMKDFKMEDGRAEIPLNVTVQGDVLVVIYHARSTLGGRLQAKMASMKMFQIQFHTGFVPRNATTVKFNKYDLDACDIQEKYPDLFQVNLDIEVEPRDRPSTKTPPWEGFQTKGLNPKILFSSRDEQQEILSKFGKPELPRQPGSSAFYDSESPQPAQTPEGPNATEQESPVSTDSNANNFFQTLDWEDVGGHQDASDSQGGGSINDQEDLSDQSEGESYSYSAPGGEPLSRDPSEPLFDADFQSSTPAAEESPVGDTADLLGLNSDPSMSSAPHQGVQGGLKAASSNSDLLNDLFAPPAGQTGAVQEDLFFSGPVSGATTDSKSTGDLFDPFGMGSGSGVGSTVGSSRQASGPDLFGDLLSSESSAPSNPTPASNTSLFNLNKLVNDAPKMTSSASQPDLLGGWDSWTAGTTASMSATVSKPSKSSTASGATSMSKAKSQTFDPFADLGNLGSNLAGSSSSKGPSFSAKASSSSSSSSAKPQAQPWQSGRPASAQSKPWMSGSGPGSVPKTPSAGTQSTKPNYNLNFTSVIGGREERGARGPGFGPKPKVKQDDFEDLLSTQGFASRPDRRGPRTIAEMRRQEITKDIDPLKLQILDWIEGKERNIRALLSTLNTVLWEGETRWRPVGMADLVTPDQVKKYYRKAVLIVHPDKATGQPYEDYARMIFMELNDAWSEFENQGSKALF; this is encoded by the exons gtggatttgcctttgtgtatgaagcCCAGGATATGAGTAGTGGTAAAGACTATGCCCTAAAG AGGCTGCTGTCCAACGAGGAAGAGAAGAACAAGGAAATCATACAGGAAGTGTGCTTCATG AAAAAGCTGTCGGGTCATCCCAACATGGTTCAgttctgctctgctgcctccATCAGTAAGGAGGAGTCGGACACCGGACAGGCCGAGTTCCTGATCCTCACAGAGTTGTGTAAAG GTCAGCTGGTGGACTTTATAAAGCGGGTGGAGCAGAGGGCTCTCCTGTCATGTGACACTGTGCTGAAAATCTTCTACCAGTCGTGCCGCGCCGTGcagcacatgcacaaacagaagCCTCCGATCACACACAGAGACCTCAAG ATTGAGAACCTCTTGATTAGTAACCAGGGCACCATCAAGCTCTGTGACTTTGGCAGCGCCACCACAGTGTCACATTACCCCGACTACAGCTGGTCGGCTCAGAAGAGGTCCATGGTGGAGGacgag ATCACAAGAAACACCACTCCAGCGTACCGAACGCCAGAGATGATCGATCTCTACTCCAACTTCCCCATCAATGAGAAACAGGACATCTGG GCTCTGGGATGCATCCTCTACCTGTTGTGTTTTAAGCAGCACCCATTTGAGGAGGGAGCAAAGCTGCAAATCGTCAACGGGAAATACTCCATTCCTCAGAACGACGTCAAGTACACTGTGTATCACAACCTCATAC gttcCATGCTGAAGGTGAACCCAGAGGAGCGTCTGTCTATTACAGAGCTGGTCAACCAGCTCCAGGAGATAGCAGCAGCACGCAACGTCAACCCCAAGTCTCCCATTACAGAG CTGCTGGAGCAGAACGGAGGTTTTGGCAACAACGGAGCCCAGCCACCCATGCAGATCCAAAACGTCCAAAACAATGCAG gaATATACGATCCTGACCAGTCAGGCAGCGGCATCTTGGATATCTTGAGGGGAGGAACAGAGCGCTTCCTCACCAACATAAAGGACACTTCCTCTAAGGTCATCCAGTCAGTAGCCAG CTACGCCAAAGGGGACCTAGATATTTCATACATCACCTCCAGAATAGCAG TCATGTCCTTCCCAGCAGAGGGGGTGGAGTCAGCGATAAAGAACAACATTGAGGACGTCCGTCTGTTCCTGGATTCACGTCATGCTGGCCACTACGCCGTCTACAACCTCTCCAAACGATCATACAGGCCTTCTCGGTTCCACAACAGg GTTTCAGAGTGTAACTGGCAGGTTCGCCGTGCCCCCAACCTCCGCAGTCTCTATAGTGTGTGTAAGAACATGCATCTATGGCTCAAACAAGACCAGAGGAACATCTGTATAGTACACTGTCTG GACGGCAGGGCAGCATCAGCGGTGGCAGTTTGCTCCTTCCTGTGTTTCTGTCGCCTTTTCACCACAGCTGAGGCTGCTGTCTACATGTTCTCAATGAAACGCTGCCCGCCAGGCATAGCACCCTCACACAAGAG GTATATGGAGTATATGTGCGACATGATGGCAGAGGAGCCCATCGTCCCCCACAGCAAGCCCATAGTAATTCACTCCATCATCATGACACCCGTGCCGCTGTTCAACAAGCAGCGTAACGGGTGCCGGCCGTTCTGCGAAGTCTATGTTGGAGACGAGAGAGTCCTCACCACATCACAGGAGTACGACAAGATGAA GGATTTTAAGATGGAGGATGGGAGAGCAGAGATTCCCCTCAATGTGACAGTCCAAGGAGATGTACTGGTGGTGATCTACCATGCTAGATCTACACTGGGAGGACGTCTACAGgccaag ATGGCATCCATGAAGATGTTTCAGATCCAGTTCCACACAGGCTTTGTCCCCAGAAATGCGACCACTGTCAAGTTTAACAA GTATGACTTGGATGCCTGTGACATCCAGGAGAAGTACCCTGACTTGTTCCAGGTCAACTTAGACATCGAGGTGGAACCCAGAGACAGACCCAGCACCAAGACCCCTCCTTGGGAGGGCTTTCAAACCAAGGGCCTCAACCCCAAAATCCTTTTCTCCTCTCGTGATGAGCAGCAGGAGATCCTCAGCAAATTTG GTAAACCCGAGCTGCCTCGTCAGCCAGGTTCCTCAGCGTTTTATGACTCCGAGTCGCCCCAGCCGGCTCAGACCCCGGAAGGCCCCAATGCAACAGAACAAGAATCTCCTGTGAGCACCGACAGCAACGCCAACAACTTCTTCCAGACACTGGATTGGGAAG ATGTGGGTGGCCATCAGGATGCCTCGGACAGTCAGGGAGGGGGATCCATAAATGACCAGGAGGACCTGAGTGATCAGTCAGAAGGGGAGTCCTACTCTTATTCTGCTCCCGGTGGGGAGCCGCTGTCACGTGACCCCAGCGAACCGCTGTTCGATGCTGACTTCCAG AGCTCCACACCTGCAGCCGAGGAATCTCCTGTCGGTGACACAGCCGACCTCTTGGGGTTGAACTCCGACCCTTCGATGTCCTCCGCTCCTCACCAAGGAGTCCAGGGAGGACTGAAAGCTGCGTCCAGCAACAGCGACCTCCTTAACGACCTGTTTGCACCTCCTGCTGGTCAGACTGGAGCAGTGCAGGAAGACTTGTTCTTCAGTGGGCCAGTCAGTGGGGCCACAACGGACTCAAAAT CCACGGGCGACCTGTTCGATCCGTTTGGGATGGGGTCTGGCTCTGGTGTTGGCTCTACTGTGGGTTCGTCTCGGCAGGCCTCTGGACCGGACCTGTTTGGAGATTTGTTGAGTTCTGAAAGTTCAGCTCCCAGTAACCCCACTCCTGCTTCAAACACAAGCCTCTTCAACCTCA aTAAGCTAGTGAATGATGCCCCTAAGATGACATCATCAGCCAGCCAACCAGACCTGCTGGGCGGATGGGACAGCTGGACAGCTGGCACCACCGCTAGCATGAGCGCCACCGTCAGCAAACCCAGCAAAAGCAGCACAG CTTCTGGTGCGACATCCATGTCGAAGGCCAAGTCTCAGACCTTTGATCCGTTTGCCGACCTCGGAAACCTGGGATCCAATTTAGCAG GTTCCTCCAGCAGTAAGGGGCCTTCTTTTAGCGCAAAggcttcttcctcctcctcttcctcctctgctaaGCCTCAAGCCCAGCCATGGCAGTCTGGGAGACCCGCCTCAGCCCAGAGCAAACCTTGGATGTCCGGATCAGGACCTGGGTCCGTACCCAAAACACCCTCTGCAGGCACACAGTCCACCAAACCCAACTACAACCTCAACTTCACTAGTGTCAtcggagggagagaggaaagaggagccCGTGGGCCTGGATTCG GGCCCAAGCCGAAAGTAAAGCAGGATGATTTTGAGGACCTGCTGTCAACTCAGGGTTTTGCCTCCAGACCTGATAGGAGGGGACCAAGGACCATTGCTGAAATGAGGAGACAGGAGATCACAAAAGACATTGATCCACTTAAATTACAG ATCTTGGACTGGATTGAGGGGAAGGAGCGAAACATCCGAGCGCTGCTGTCAACTCTAAACACTGTGCTGTGGGAGGGTGAGACCCGCTGGAGGCCGGTGGGCATGGCTGACTTGGTGACACCTGACCAGGTGAAGAAGTACTACAGGAAGGCTGTGCTGATTGTCCATCCAGATAAG gcaacaGGCCAGCCGTATGAAGATTACGCTAGGATGATCTTCATGGAGTTGAACGACGCCTGGTCAGAGTTCGAGAACCAGGGATCCAAAGCACTCTTCTAA
- the gak gene encoding cyclin-G-associated kinase isoform X1, translated as MSLFQSALDFLAGPGSSGGAGRDQNDFVGQVVELGDMKLRIKRVIAEGGFAFVYEAQDMSSGKDYALKRLLSNEEEKNKEIIQEVCFMKKLSGHPNMVQFCSAASISKEESDTGQAEFLILTELCKGQLVDFIKRVEQRALLSCDTVLKIFYQSCRAVQHMHKQKPPITHRDLKIENLLISNQGTIKLCDFGSATTVSHYPDYSWSAQKRSMVEDEITRNTTPAYRTPEMIDLYSNFPINEKQDIWALGCILYLLCFKQHPFEEGAKLQIVNGKYSIPQNDVKYTVYHNLIRSMLKVNPEERLSITELVNQLQEIAAARNVNPKSPITELLEQNGGFGNNGAQPPMQIQNVQNNAGIYDPDQSGSGILDILRGGTERFLTNIKDTSSKVIQSVASNPSYAKGDLDISYITSRIAVMSFPAEGVESAIKNNIEDVRLFLDSRHAGHYAVYNLSKRSYRPSRFHNRVSECNWQVRRAPNLRSLYSVCKNMHLWLKQDQRNICIVHCLDGRAASAVAVCSFLCFCRLFTTAEAAVYMFSMKRCPPGIAPSHKRYMEYMCDMMAEEPIVPHSKPIVIHSIIMTPVPLFNKQRNGCRPFCEVYVGDERVLTTSQEYDKMKDFKMEDGRAEIPLNVTVQGDVLVVIYHARSTLGGRLQAKMASMKMFQIQFHTGFVPRNATTVKFNKYDLDACDIQEKYPDLFQVNLDIEVEPRDRPSTKTPPWEGFQTKGLNPKILFSSRDEQQEILSKFGKPELPRQPGSSAFYDSESPQPAQTPEGPNATEQESPVSTDSNANNFFQTLDWEDVGGHQDASDSQGGGSINDQEDLSDQSEGESYSYSAPGGEPLSRDPSEPLFDADFQSSTPAAEESPVGDTADLLGLNSDPSMSSAPHQGVQGGLKAASSNSDLLNDLFAPPAGQTGAVQEDLFFSGPVSGATTDSKSTGDLFDPFGMGSGSGVGSTVGSSRQASGPDLFGDLLSSESSAPSNPTPASNTSLFNLNKLVNDAPKMTSSASQPDLLGGWDSWTAGTTASMSATVSKPSKSSTASGATSMSKAKSQTFDPFADLGNLGSNLAGSSSSKGPSFSAKASSSSSSSSAKPQAQPWQSGRPASAQSKPWMSGSGPGSVPKTPSAGTQSTKPNYNLNFTSVIGGREERGARGPGFGPKPKVKQDDFEDLLSTQGFASRPDRRGPRTIAEMRRQEITKDIDPLKLQILDWIEGKERNIRALLSTLNTVLWEGETRWRPVGMADLVTPDQVKKYYRKAVLIVHPDKATGQPYEDYARMIFMELNDAWSEFENQGSKALF; from the exons gtggatttgcctttgtgtatgaagcCCAGGATATGAGTAGTGGTAAAGACTATGCCCTAAAG AGGCTGCTGTCCAACGAGGAAGAGAAGAACAAGGAAATCATACAGGAAGTGTGCTTCATG AAAAAGCTGTCGGGTCATCCCAACATGGTTCAgttctgctctgctgcctccATCAGTAAGGAGGAGTCGGACACCGGACAGGCCGAGTTCCTGATCCTCACAGAGTTGTGTAAAG GTCAGCTGGTGGACTTTATAAAGCGGGTGGAGCAGAGGGCTCTCCTGTCATGTGACACTGTGCTGAAAATCTTCTACCAGTCGTGCCGCGCCGTGcagcacatgcacaaacagaagCCTCCGATCACACACAGAGACCTCAAG ATTGAGAACCTCTTGATTAGTAACCAGGGCACCATCAAGCTCTGTGACTTTGGCAGCGCCACCACAGTGTCACATTACCCCGACTACAGCTGGTCGGCTCAGAAGAGGTCCATGGTGGAGGacgag ATCACAAGAAACACCACTCCAGCGTACCGAACGCCAGAGATGATCGATCTCTACTCCAACTTCCCCATCAATGAGAAACAGGACATCTGG GCTCTGGGATGCATCCTCTACCTGTTGTGTTTTAAGCAGCACCCATTTGAGGAGGGAGCAAAGCTGCAAATCGTCAACGGGAAATACTCCATTCCTCAGAACGACGTCAAGTACACTGTGTATCACAACCTCATAC gttcCATGCTGAAGGTGAACCCAGAGGAGCGTCTGTCTATTACAGAGCTGGTCAACCAGCTCCAGGAGATAGCAGCAGCACGCAACGTCAACCCCAAGTCTCCCATTACAGAG CTGCTGGAGCAGAACGGAGGTTTTGGCAACAACGGAGCCCAGCCACCCATGCAGATCCAAAACGTCCAAAACAATGCAG gaATATACGATCCTGACCAGTCAGGCAGCGGCATCTTGGATATCTTGAGGGGAGGAACAGAGCGCTTCCTCACCAACATAAAGGACACTTCCTCTAAGGTCATCCAGTCAGTAGCCAG CAACCCAAG CTACGCCAAAGGGGACCTAGATATTTCATACATCACCTCCAGAATAGCAG TCATGTCCTTCCCAGCAGAGGGGGTGGAGTCAGCGATAAAGAACAACATTGAGGACGTCCGTCTGTTCCTGGATTCACGTCATGCTGGCCACTACGCCGTCTACAACCTCTCCAAACGATCATACAGGCCTTCTCGGTTCCACAACAGg GTTTCAGAGTGTAACTGGCAGGTTCGCCGTGCCCCCAACCTCCGCAGTCTCTATAGTGTGTGTAAGAACATGCATCTATGGCTCAAACAAGACCAGAGGAACATCTGTATAGTACACTGTCTG GACGGCAGGGCAGCATCAGCGGTGGCAGTTTGCTCCTTCCTGTGTTTCTGTCGCCTTTTCACCACAGCTGAGGCTGCTGTCTACATGTTCTCAATGAAACGCTGCCCGCCAGGCATAGCACCCTCACACAAGAG GTATATGGAGTATATGTGCGACATGATGGCAGAGGAGCCCATCGTCCCCCACAGCAAGCCCATAGTAATTCACTCCATCATCATGACACCCGTGCCGCTGTTCAACAAGCAGCGTAACGGGTGCCGGCCGTTCTGCGAAGTCTATGTTGGAGACGAGAGAGTCCTCACCACATCACAGGAGTACGACAAGATGAA GGATTTTAAGATGGAGGATGGGAGAGCAGAGATTCCCCTCAATGTGACAGTCCAAGGAGATGTACTGGTGGTGATCTACCATGCTAGATCTACACTGGGAGGACGTCTACAGgccaag ATGGCATCCATGAAGATGTTTCAGATCCAGTTCCACACAGGCTTTGTCCCCAGAAATGCGACCACTGTCAAGTTTAACAA GTATGACTTGGATGCCTGTGACATCCAGGAGAAGTACCCTGACTTGTTCCAGGTCAACTTAGACATCGAGGTGGAACCCAGAGACAGACCCAGCACCAAGACCCCTCCTTGGGAGGGCTTTCAAACCAAGGGCCTCAACCCCAAAATCCTTTTCTCCTCTCGTGATGAGCAGCAGGAGATCCTCAGCAAATTTG GTAAACCCGAGCTGCCTCGTCAGCCAGGTTCCTCAGCGTTTTATGACTCCGAGTCGCCCCAGCCGGCTCAGACCCCGGAAGGCCCCAATGCAACAGAACAAGAATCTCCTGTGAGCACCGACAGCAACGCCAACAACTTCTTCCAGACACTGGATTGGGAAG ATGTGGGTGGCCATCAGGATGCCTCGGACAGTCAGGGAGGGGGATCCATAAATGACCAGGAGGACCTGAGTGATCAGTCAGAAGGGGAGTCCTACTCTTATTCTGCTCCCGGTGGGGAGCCGCTGTCACGTGACCCCAGCGAACCGCTGTTCGATGCTGACTTCCAG AGCTCCACACCTGCAGCCGAGGAATCTCCTGTCGGTGACACAGCCGACCTCTTGGGGTTGAACTCCGACCCTTCGATGTCCTCCGCTCCTCACCAAGGAGTCCAGGGAGGACTGAAAGCTGCGTCCAGCAACAGCGACCTCCTTAACGACCTGTTTGCACCTCCTGCTGGTCAGACTGGAGCAGTGCAGGAAGACTTGTTCTTCAGTGGGCCAGTCAGTGGGGCCACAACGGACTCAAAAT CCACGGGCGACCTGTTCGATCCGTTTGGGATGGGGTCTGGCTCTGGTGTTGGCTCTACTGTGGGTTCGTCTCGGCAGGCCTCTGGACCGGACCTGTTTGGAGATTTGTTGAGTTCTGAAAGTTCAGCTCCCAGTAACCCCACTCCTGCTTCAAACACAAGCCTCTTCAACCTCA aTAAGCTAGTGAATGATGCCCCTAAGATGACATCATCAGCCAGCCAACCAGACCTGCTGGGCGGATGGGACAGCTGGACAGCTGGCACCACCGCTAGCATGAGCGCCACCGTCAGCAAACCCAGCAAAAGCAGCACAG CTTCTGGTGCGACATCCATGTCGAAGGCCAAGTCTCAGACCTTTGATCCGTTTGCCGACCTCGGAAACCTGGGATCCAATTTAGCAG GTTCCTCCAGCAGTAAGGGGCCTTCTTTTAGCGCAAAggcttcttcctcctcctcttcctcctctgctaaGCCTCAAGCCCAGCCATGGCAGTCTGGGAGACCCGCCTCAGCCCAGAGCAAACCTTGGATGTCCGGATCAGGACCTGGGTCCGTACCCAAAACACCCTCTGCAGGCACACAGTCCACCAAACCCAACTACAACCTCAACTTCACTAGTGTCAtcggagggagagaggaaagaggagccCGTGGGCCTGGATTCG GGCCCAAGCCGAAAGTAAAGCAGGATGATTTTGAGGACCTGCTGTCAACTCAGGGTTTTGCCTCCAGACCTGATAGGAGGGGACCAAGGACCATTGCTGAAATGAGGAGACAGGAGATCACAAAAGACATTGATCCACTTAAATTACAG ATCTTGGACTGGATTGAGGGGAAGGAGCGAAACATCCGAGCGCTGCTGTCAACTCTAAACACTGTGCTGTGGGAGGGTGAGACCCGCTGGAGGCCGGTGGGCATGGCTGACTTGGTGACACCTGACCAGGTGAAGAAGTACTACAGGAAGGCTGTGCTGATTGTCCATCCAGATAAG gcaacaGGCCAGCCGTATGAAGATTACGCTAGGATGATCTTCATGGAGTTGAACGACGCCTGGTCAGAGTTCGAGAACCAGGGATCCAAAGCACTCTTCTAA